From Salinicola endophyticus:
CTCCTTGGGTTGTACAGCGAGACAATGCTGGCACGGAGTCTGATGTCGTCACCATGATATGGCGGCGTGATATCGCCATATACAACGGGAATGGAAAATCCATGAAAAAACTGGCCAAACGCCCGAGCGAGACAAACCAAGGCCATGCTGTAAACGGCACGTTTATCGATGGGAAAACCGTAGGGATTTAAGGGAGGCGATATAGACTTACGAGAATGCTGTAGGGATTGGCAAGAATGCCGTATGGACTTACGAGAACACCCTATCGGCTTACGAGAACATGATGCGCGCAATCGATCCGTGGTGTGTTCGCCCTAGGTGCTGTCTGAAAAGTCGACGAGCGAAGGCAAGGCCGGGCGCGCAGCTAAGGCAAAAATCGGCGAAAACGGATCGGGCTGGCGCTCCAGACAATTTTTAACGCCGCATGGGCGAGCGCAGTACTTTTCAGACAGTGCCTAAACGAGCCAAAACGTGCGTCTTCAAAAAACAGGTGCCCGGCTAGTAGGACTAGAGATGGAAGGCCTACGGATGGCAGGTCTACGAACTCGGGGATCATGGCGGTCATCAAGATAAGAGGTAGACGGGAAAAAACCAGCCCCGGGATCGCCGGGGCCAGGGTAAAACGCGGATCACGCGGTGTCGCGGCGGGCAGCCAGTCTCAGCCGAACTGGTTCATGGTATTGTGCGTACCGCCAGCCTTGAGTGCAGCGGCGCCGGAGAAGTACTCCTTGTGATCGTCGCCGATATTGGAGCCGGCCATATCCTGATGCTTGACCGAGGCCATGCCGCGACGGATCTCCTGGCGCTGCACCCCGGCCACGTAAGCGAGCATGCCCGCTTCACCGAAATAGCCCTGGGCTAGTTCATCGGTCGAGAGCGCAGCCGTGTGGTAGGTCGGCAGTGTGATCAGATGATGGAACACACCGGCCTCCCGGGAAGCGTCGCGCTGGAAGTTCTGAACCCAGCGGTCGGCTTCAGCCGCCAGCTCGGAGTCGTCGTACTCGGCACTCATCAGTTGGGCGCGATCGTAGGCGGAGAGATCCCGGCCTTCGCTCTCCCAGCGGTCGAAGACCTGCTGGCGGAAGTTGAGCGTCCAGTTGAACGACGGCGAATTGTTGTAGACCAGCTTGGCATCCGGCACCACCGCCCGGATCCGGTCGACCATGCCGGCGATCTGGCCGATGTGCGGCTTCTCGGTCTCGATCCACAGAAGGTCCGCCCCGTTCTGCAGCGCGTTGATGCAGTCCAGCACGACCCGGTCTTCGCCGGTGTCCGAGCGGAAGCGGTAGAGGCCGTTGGCCAGCCGCAGCGGCTTGCGCAGGTCGCCGTCGAGCTTGATCACGCTATCGCCCTCGTCGAGATCGTCGGCGCTGCAGATCGGCACGGTGTAGAGGAAGCTGTTGTACTGATGGGCCAGATCGCCCGGCTCCTTGCTCACCGGCAGCTTCTGGGTCAGACCGGCGCCCAGCGAGTCGGTGCGCGCGACGATCACCCCGTCATCGACCCCCAGCTCCAGGAAGGCGTGGCGAACGGCGTTGATCTTGGCGACGAAGTCCTCGTGCGGCACGGTGACCTTGCCATCCTGATGCCCGCACTGCTTGGCATCGGAGACCTGGTTCTCGAGCTGGATGCAGCAGGCACCGGCTTCGATCATCTTCTTGGCCAGCAGGTAGGTGGCCTCCTCGTTGCCGAAACCGGCATCGATATCGGCAATGATCGGCACCACGTGGGTTTCGAAGTTATCGATCTTCTCGAGCACACCCCGCGCCGCGACCTCGTTGCCCTGCTTGCGTGCCTGATCCAGCTCACGGAAAAGGTGCGTGAGTTCCCGCGCATCGGCCTGACGCAGGAAGGTGTAGAGCTCTTCGATCAGTGCCGGCACGGCGGTCTTTTCATGCATCGACTGATCCGGCAAGGGGCCGAACTCCGAGCGCAGAGCGGCGATCATCCACCCGGAGAGGTAGAGGTAGCGCCCTTGGGTGGTGCCATGGTGCTTCTTGATCGAGATCATCTTCTGTTGACCGATGAACCCGTGCCAGCAGCCCAGGGACTGCGTGTAGCGAGACGGGTCACGGTCGTACTCGTGCATGTCTCGGCGCATGATCGAGGCGGTGTAGCGGGCGATATCCAGCCCGGTACGGAAGCGGTTCTGTGCCCGCATGCGTGCCACCGATTCGGGATTGATATTGTCCCAGCGTCCTTCCTGCTCGCGACACAATCGCTTCAATGCGTCGAGGTCACTCTGGTAGATAGACATGCTGTACTCCTTTGGGCGTCGGCTTCGTGACTATCTCTGCCGAAATCGTGACGACGAAAAACGCGCGTTTTAATTCGATCAATGCTGCGTCTAGCGTCGTTCGGCAAGGTCACTATGGAAGCTCAGCGCCCAACCCCACAATCAGTACTTCGGTGGCGTAGGGGTAAGGCTTTTACCGAAAAATGCCGGTTTCAGCGGTTTTTGTAGTCATGTATGACATATGACCCTGATCCATCCAGCGATGTGAAAATGCTTTTCAAAAAACCCGGACGACGCTGCATAAGCAGAGACGCACATTAAAACAGGCGTTTTATCATGACCTTGTGAGCACAGCGCCGGGATAACCCCGCAACGTCGAGCGACATCGATCGGCCACGGACGCGACAATACCTCTACGACCTTGGTCGAACGGGAGCTAGCCGATTTTCAAGCGTCGTGATGTTAATTTCCTACGCGGCGGCGCGATATCGCCCTGCCGGAAGCGCCTTGGTCCCCATAGCGACACCGGCATGGGTCATCTATCGACACGGGCATCGTGGGCGAATGGCGGTACTGAAGAGGGAGCAGGCGAGCGAATGGCGGTAATGGAGAGGCGGTAATGGAGAAAGAGCACCCCTCGGGCCATCGAGGGGTGCTGAAGGGCGTCAGGCGTCGGCGGTGGCGATCTCGAGCCCTTCCCGCGTGACCTCGGCGACGAGTTCCAGCTCTTCGTCACTGATCACGTAGGGCGGCATCCAGTAGATGACGTTGCCCAGCGGGCGCAGCATCACACCGCGGGAGATGGCGTGGCGGAAAACCCGCAGTCCGCGCCGCTCGCGGAAGTCGTAGGGGGTGAGGATGGATTTCTCCTTGACCATCTCGATCGCCAGCACCATCCCGGTCTGGCGTACGTCGCCGACGTGCGGGTGGTCGCGCAGCGGCTCGGCCAGGCGCCCCATCAATGCCGCCTTGTGGCGGTTGGCGGCGATCACGTCGTCCTGCTCGAAGATATCCAGGGTAGCCAAGGCCGCCGCGCAGGCGAGCGGGTTGCCGGTGTAGCTGTGGGAGTGCAGGAACGCCTTGAGCGTCTCGTAGTCGTCGTAGAAGGCGGCGTAGATCTCGTCGGTGGTCATCACCACCGAGAGCGGCAGATAGCCGCCGGTCAGCGCCTTGGAGAGACACAGGTAATCCGGGCGCACGCCGGCCTGCTCGCAGGCGAAGAGCGTCCCGGTACGGCCGAAGCCGACCGCGATCTCATCGAAGATCAGCTGCACGCCATGGCGGTCGCAGGCCTCGCGTAGCCAGGTGAGGTACTCCGGCGGGTACATACGCATGCCGCCGGCACACTGGATCAGCGGCTCGACGATCACCGCCGCCAATTCGTCGGCGTGGCGCGCCAGCGCCTTTTCCATCTCGGCGAAGCGCGCCCGGGCCTGCTCGACCCACTGTTCTCTGGGGAGCCCGAAGCCGTCCGGCGCCGGCACCTTGATCACGTCCAGCAGCAGCGAGCGGTAGGTATCGGTGTAGAGCGCCACATCTCCCACCGCCAGCGCCCCCAGGGTCTCACCGTGGTAGCCGTTGGTGATGGTGAGAAAGCGCCGCTTCTGCGGCTTTCCGACGTTGCGCCAGTAGTGGTAGCTCATCTTGAGCGCCACTTCGATCGCCGAGGAGCCGTTGTCAGCGTAGAAGCAGTGCCCCAACCCGGCGGGCGCGAGCCGCCCCAGGCGTTCGGAGAGCTCGATCACCGGCTGATGGGTGAAGCCGGAAAGAATCACGTGCTCCAGCTCGTCGAGCTGCGCCTTGATCCGCGCATTGATGCGCGGGTTGGCGTGGCCGAAGACGTTGACCCACCAGGAGCTGACGATATCGAGATAGCGCTGGCCCTCGAAATCCTCCAGCCACACCCCCTTGCCACGCCGAATCGGTATCACCGGCAGCGTTTCGTGGTCCTTCATCTGTGTGCACGGGTGCCAGAGGCTGGCCAGGTCGCGCTGCATCCAATCGCTGTTACGGTTCATGTGTCGTCTCTTGCGGAGTGAAACCTCGCCGCCCCCCGCCCGAGCCGCGGGCTCAGCTCAGGCTGCCGAGCAGCGCGTCGAGGTCGAGCAGATCGGCGGTGGTCTCGGCGTCCGGCGTCTCCAGCCAGGGCACCACGCCCAGGCAGGGAGCGCCGCCGTGCTCGCCGAGCCAGTGCGCCAGCGCATCGAGGTTCTCCTCCATGCGCGGGGTATCGGGTTCGAGAATGTTGGCGACCCAGCCGGCCACGCGCACACCGTCGCGCTGGATTGCCTCCAGCGTCAGCCGGGCGTGGTTGATCGCACCCAGGCGCACGCCGACCACCAGCACCACCGGTAGATCCAGTTCGATCACCAGATCGGAGATCGATTCACGCTCGTTGAGCGGCACCCGCCAGCCACCGGCGCCTTCGATGACGGTGAGATCGGCGCCGCGGGCGATCAGTGCGCGCATCGGCTCGGCCAGCATCGAGACGCCCAGTGCGATGCCCGCCTCACGCGCAGCGATATGCGGGGCGATCGCCGGCGCCAGGGCAACCGGGTTGACGCTGTCGTAGTCGAGCGCCGGACTGCACTCGGCCAGGATGGTGGTGGCGTCGCTGTTCCTGAGTCCTTCACGGGTCTGGTCGCAGCCGGAGGCGACCGGCTTGCCGCCGACCACGCTCAGGCCTCGACGGCGCGCGGCGGCCATCAAACCGGCGGTAATGAAGGTCTTGCCGACTTCGGTGTCGGTACCGGTGACGAATAGTGCTTGCATGGGGGCTTCCTCCGCTTCAACGCTGCATCACAACCGTAGCCACACGATAACTGATCGGGATGCCGGCCGGTCTTCGGTATTCTTCGAATGCGGCCTCGAGCCGAGCCAAACGCTCGCGCCCGGTCAGCCCACGCGGTGTGTGAGCGGAAGATCGTGTGTGAACGGAAGAAGACGTGGCGGCAGCGACCACGGTATTGGCGCCGATCGCCTTGAGCGCCTGACGCGCCGCGGCCAGGTCGGGATACCAGCAGCGCCGGGTGGTGACCTCATGCCGGCACCCGCGCCAGCCGGGGCGCGCCAAGGTGGCGGCGAGCGTCTCCTCGGGCAGGAAGCGATTGACGTGGGCGCCATCATCCACCGCGCGCCAGGCGCCCTGCCACTCGCGCAGGCTGCCGTCGCACAGGGTGGTGAAAGCGAGATAGCCACCGGGGCGCAGCACCCGCCAGGCCTCGTCGAGTGCCGCCGCCAGCGAGTCGCACCACTGCAGGGCGAGGCTGGAGGCAACCAGATCGACACTGCCCGCCGCCAGCGGCAGCCGTTCGGCCGCGCCCGCGAGCCAGCGGATCGCCAGCTCGGGATGGCTGGCACGGGCGGCCGCCAGCATACCGGAGGCCAGATCCAGCCCCAGGGTGGTGCTGGCGTAGCGCCGTGCCAACGCGGCGGTCACATAGCCGGTGCCGCAGCCGATATCCAGCACCGCCGCCGGGCGGCAGTCGGCCGGCAGCCGCGCCAGCAGCGTGTCGGCCACCTCGCGTTGCAGTCCCGCCGCAGCGTCGTAGCTACTCGCGGCGCGGGAGAAGCCGCTGGCGATACGCCGCTGGCGCGCCAGCCGGGGGATATCCATCAGCTCACTCATGGCCGGCTCCCCACATCGGCGTGTTCGACGCGATTCGAGGTGATGAAGGCCACCAGTCGCGCGGCGACCTCGCTGGCCCGCTCCAGTGGAAAGGCGTGGCCCGCCGCCGCGATCCGCTCGGCACGTCCGGCGGCCGGCAGGCAGTCGGTGACGGCCTCGCAGGCGCCACCGGGCACCAGCGCGTCGTCAGCGGCGAACAGGTGCAGCTGGGCCGCGCTCAGCAGCCCCAGCGTCTCGCGCAGGTCCAGGGTCTCGAGCAGCGCAAGCCCTGCCAACGCCTGCTCCTGGGGCGTGTCCGCACAGGCGACGCAGAGCTCGCGGGCCAGGCGACTACCTGCCGGCCGCTGCGGTGCCTTCCCCTGCTGGGCGACCAGCTGGGCAAAACGCTCGAGGGTACGCGCCGGCGCGCGCTGAAACCCCTGGCGGAAGGCCGCGAAGGTTTCCGCCGCCATCGCTGCAGGCCAGCCCTGCCTCGCCACGAAGCTGGCATTGGCAGCGAAAGTGGTCAGACCGGGGGTCCGTTGACCGCGCCGAGCCGCCAGCGCAGTGGCGAGCATGCCCCCCAGTGACCAGCCACACAGCCAGGCGCCGTCAGGCAGCTCACGGTCGAGCGCTGCAAGCCAGGCATCGACGTCGTGGCAGGCCAGCCGCCCGCCCTCGGGGGATGTGAGCGCGGCGTAGTCGAGCAGCGTGATCTCCCAGCCGGGCAGATCCTGGCGTAGTGCGTTCGCCAGCGGCTCGAGCGGCGTCACCCCAAGGGCCCAACCGGGCAGAATCACTAATTGCCGTGAGTCGTGCCGGCCGGGTACTGGCAAGTCGGTCCGGCCCGGGTCAGCCGGGTACGCATCAGCGAGATGTCGGTCAGACAACTGGCGAGCGGCGGACGTCATGCCGGCGCCCTCTGCGGCATCACCGCCCCGCCCTGCCCGATGACCTGGCGCGCAGCGTCGTAGAGCGCCTCGCCCAGGCGGTCGATATCGGCCAGCGCGTGGGCCGAACTCAGGGTGATGCGCAGGCGCGCACTACCCACCGGTACCGTCGGCGGGCGGATCGCGCTGCACCAGATGCCACGTGCTTCCAGCGCCTGGGCCAACGCCAGCGCCGTGGCCTCGTTGGTCCCCTCGCCGTGCTGCATGATCTGCAGCGGCTGGATCGGCGTCGTCGAGGGCAGCGGTGAGAGACCGACCTCCGCCAGGCCCGCACTGTGCTGGCGAAAGCGCGTGATCAGCGCTTGCAGGTGGGCGCGACGCTCCGGCTCGTCGCGCACGATATCCAAGCTGGTCAAGGTGGCCCAGGCCAGCGCCGGCGACAGGCTGGTGGTGTAGACATAGGGTCGGGCGAACTGAATCAGCGCTTCGATCAGGGTCTCGCTACCGGCGACGAAGGCACCGTGCGTGCCCAGCGCCTTGCCCAGGGTGCCGACCAGGATCGGCACCCGCCCCGGCGTCAGCCCCTGAGCTTCACGGGTCCCCGCCCCGTGCTCACCGAGCACGCCGAGGCCGTGGGCGTCGTCGACCATCAGCCAGGCGTCGTGGCGCTCGCAGTGGGTCGCCAGCGCGTTCAGGTCGGCGCAGTCGCCGTCCATGCTGAAGACGCCGTCGCTGATCACCAGCCGGCGGCGCTCGCTGCCGAGCGCCGAAAGACGCGCTTCGCAGGCCGCGGTATCGCCATGCGCAAAGCGTTCGAGCCGGGCGCCGGCGAGGCGCGTGCCGTCGAGCAGCGAGGCGTGGTTCAAGCGGTCATGCAGCGCGACATCGCCACGCCCCAGCAGCGCCGAGATCACGCCGAGATTGGCCTGATAGCCGCTGGAGAAGAGCAGCGCCCGCTCGCAGCCGGTCCAGGCCGCCAGCCGTCGCTCCAGCGCTTCGTGCGCTTCGCTGTGGCCACATACCAGATGCGAAGCACCGCCGCCGACGCCGAAGCGCCGAGCGCCCGCGGCGAGCGCTTCGGCCAAGCGCGGGTCGCCGGCCAGTCCCAGATAATCGTTGCTGCAGACATTGAGCCAGTCGCGGCCGTCGCGGCGAACCCGCGGGCCCACACCATCGGTGGTGTGGCGCTGTCGATAGCGCACCCGCGCGCGCTGCTCGGCCAGACGCGGCGCCAGCGCCGCATCGAGCGAATCCACGCCGCGCATCAGACGTCCGCGACCGCGCCGCGGGTGGCACGCCGGGGCGCGCTGGCATCCGTGGTCAACGCCTCCAGCCGGGCGCTGGCGATCCGCGCCTGCAACGCCGCTTCCTGGGTGGCGTCGTCGGCCTCTTCGCGCTGCTCGGGGTGAAGCCCGAGCCGGTCGAACAGCTG
This genomic window contains:
- a CDS encoding isocitrate lyase, producing the protein MSIYQSDLDALKRLCREQEGRWDNINPESVARMRAQNRFRTGLDIARYTASIMRRDMHEYDRDPSRYTQSLGCWHGFIGQQKMISIKKHHGTTQGRYLYLSGWMIAALRSEFGPLPDQSMHEKTAVPALIEELYTFLRQADARELTHLFRELDQARKQGNEVAARGVLEKIDNFETHVVPIIADIDAGFGNEEATYLLAKKMIEAGACCIQLENQVSDAKQCGHQDGKVTVPHEDFVAKINAVRHAFLELGVDDGVIVARTDSLGAGLTQKLPVSKEPGDLAHQYNSFLYTVPICSADDLDEGDSVIKLDGDLRKPLRLANGLYRFRSDTGEDRVVLDCINALQNGADLLWIETEKPHIGQIAGMVDRIRAVVPDAKLVYNNSPSFNWTLNFRQQVFDRWESEGRDLSAYDRAQLMSAEYDDSELAAEADRWVQNFQRDASREAGVFHHLITLPTYHTAALSTDELAQGYFGEAGMLAYVAGVQRQEIRRGMASVKHQDMAGSNIGDDHKEYFSGAAALKAGGTHNTMNQFG
- a CDS encoding adenosylmethionine--8-amino-7-oxononanoate transaminase, coding for MNRNSDWMQRDLASLWHPCTQMKDHETLPVIPIRRGKGVWLEDFEGQRYLDIVSSWWVNVFGHANPRINARIKAQLDELEHVILSGFTHQPVIELSERLGRLAPAGLGHCFYADNGSSAIEVALKMSYHYWRNVGKPQKRRFLTITNGYHGETLGALAVGDVALYTDTYRSLLLDVIKVPAPDGFGLPREQWVEQARARFAEMEKALARHADELAAVIVEPLIQCAGGMRMYPPEYLTWLREACDRHGVQLIFDEIAVGFGRTGTLFACEQAGVRPDYLCLSKALTGGYLPLSVVMTTDEIYAAFYDDYETLKAFLHSHSYTGNPLACAAALATLDIFEQDDVIAANRHKAALMGRLAEPLRDHPHVGDVRQTGMVLAIEMVKEKSILTPYDFRERRGLRVFRHAISRGVMLRPLGNVIYWMPPYVISDEELELVAEVTREGLEIATADA
- the bioD gene encoding dethiobiotin synthase, with protein sequence MQALFVTGTDTEVGKTFITAGLMAAARRRGLSVVGGKPVASGCDQTREGLRNSDATTILAECSPALDYDSVNPVALAPAIAPHIAAREAGIALGVSMLAEPMRALIARGADLTVIEGAGGWRVPLNERESISDLVIELDLPVVLVVGVRLGAINHARLTLEAIQRDGVRVAGWVANILEPDTPRMEENLDALAHWLGEHGGAPCLGVVPWLETPDAETTADLLDLDALLGSLS
- the bioC gene encoding malonyl-ACP O-methyltransferase BioC encodes the protein MSELMDIPRLARQRRIASGFSRAASSYDAAAGLQREVADTLLARLPADCRPAAVLDIGCGTGYVTAALARRYASTTLGLDLASGMLAAARASHPELAIRWLAGAAERLPLAAGSVDLVASSLALQWCDSLAAALDEAWRVLRPGGYLAFTTLCDGSLREWQGAWRAVDDGAHVNRFLPEETLAATLARPGWRGCRHEVTTRRCWYPDLAAARQALKAIGANTVVAAATSSSVHTRSSAHTPRGLTGRERLARLEAAFEEYRRPAGIPISYRVATVVMQR
- a CDS encoding alpha/beta fold hydrolase, encoding MTSAARQLSDRHLADAYPADPGRTDLPVPGRHDSRQLVILPGWALGVTPLEPLANALRQDLPGWEITLLDYAALTSPEGGRLACHDVDAWLAALDRELPDGAWLCGWSLGGMLATALAARRGQRTPGLTTFAANASFVARQGWPAAMAAETFAAFRQGFQRAPARTLERFAQLVAQQGKAPQRPAGSRLARELCVACADTPQEQALAGLALLETLDLRETLGLLSAAQLHLFAADDALVPGGACEAVTDCLPAAGRAERIAAAGHAFPLERASEVAARLVAFITSNRVEHADVGSRP
- the bioF gene encoding 8-amino-7-oxononanoate synthase; protein product: MRGVDSLDAALAPRLAEQRARVRYRQRHTTDGVGPRVRRDGRDWLNVCSNDYLGLAGDPRLAEALAAGARRFGVGGGASHLVCGHSEAHEALERRLAAWTGCERALLFSSGYQANLGVISALLGRGDVALHDRLNHASLLDGTRLAGARLERFAHGDTAACEARLSALGSERRRLVISDGVFSMDGDCADLNALATHCERHDAWLMVDDAHGLGVLGEHGAGTREAQGLTPGRVPILVGTLGKALGTHGAFVAGSETLIEALIQFARPYVYTTSLSPALAWATLTSLDIVRDEPERRAHLQALITRFRQHSAGLAEVGLSPLPSTTPIQPLQIMQHGEGTNEATALALAQALEARGIWCSAIRPPTVPVGSARLRITLSSAHALADIDRLGEALYDAARQVIGQGGAVMPQRAPA